One Pelodiscus sinensis isolate JC-2024 chromosome 25, ASM4963464v1, whole genome shotgun sequence DNA window includes the following coding sequences:
- the PPT1 gene encoding palmitoyl-protein thioesterase 1, translating into MAARRLLLPVALLACLLRCSGRRAGPVPLVLWHGMGDSCCNPESMGYIKKIVENKIPGIYVLSLQIGKNLLQDMENSYFMNVNQQVALVCDQLARDPHLQGGYNSVGFSQGGQFLRAVAQRCPSPPMFNLISIGGQHQGVYGFPRCPGESSRICDWIRKMLDLGVYTKVVQERLVQAEYWHDPLKEEEYRKNSIFLADINQEKGINATYKKNLMALKKFVMVKFLNDTMVDPPASEWFGFYRSGQAKETIPLQQTSLYTEDQLGLQQMDKAGKLVFLSVEGDHLRFSEEWFYTNILPFLH; encoded by the exons ATGGCGGCGCGGAGGCTGCTGCTGCCGGTGGCGCTGCTCGCCTGCCTGCTGCGCTGCTCGGGGCGCCGCGCGGGCCCGGTGCCCCTGGTGCTCTGGCACGGGATGG GAGACAGTTGCTGTAACCCTGAAAGCATGggatacattaaaaaaatagtGGAAAATAAAATACCAGGAATATATGTTCTGTCACTACAGATTGGAAAAAACTTGTTACAG GATATGGAGAACAGTTACTTCATGAATGTGAACCAACAAGTGGCACTGGTTTGTGACCAGCTTGCGAGGGACCCTCACTTGCAAGGCGGCTACAATTCTGTGGGATTCTCCCAGGGAGGCCAATTCCT GAGGGCAGTGGCACAGAGATGTCCTTCTCCTCCGATGTTCAATTTGATTTCCATTGGAGGGCAGCACCAAG GTGTGTACGGCTTTCCACGCTGTCCTGGGGAGAGTTCCCGCATCTGTGATTGGATCCGAAAGATGCTGGACCTTGGAGTCTACACGAAGGTGGTTCAGGAACG CCTGGTGCAGGCAGAATACTGGCATGACCCCCTGAAGGAGGAGGAGTACCGGAAAAACAGCATCTTCCTGGCTGACATTAATCAGGAGAAG GGCATTAATGCGACCTACAAGAAAAACCTGATGGCTTTGAAAAAGTTTGTGATGGTGAAATTTCTCAATGACACCATGGTAGATCCTCCAGCCTCAGAG TGGTTTGGATTTTACAGAAGTGGGCAAGCCAAGGAGACCATCCCACTACAGCAGACCTCACTTTACACAGAG GatcagctggggctgcagcagatggACAAGGCAGGAAAGCTGGTATTCCTGTCTGTGGAAGGAGATCATCTTCGCTTTTCTGAAGAGTGGTTCTATACAAACATCCTCCCCTTCCTACATTGA